The following are encoded in a window of Acidimicrobiales bacterium genomic DNA:
- a CDS encoding alanine racemase, whose protein sequence is MRVDDLTTPALVVDADRLDRNLATMSERLPGSRLRPHVKAHKCTSLARRQAELGNQGFTCATIREVEGMAEAGLGTDLLLANEVVDARRLGAVADLTGARITVAVDSAETVAAAADGGVREVLIDVAVGLPRCGCRPADAGPLAELARSRGLEVRGVMGYEGHVTVIGDRAERAAAVESAMAKLVDAHAAVGGNVISGGATVSWDLNTWVTELQAGSYALMDTTFAPMTPEFAPALNVLATVISVSPKWAVCDAGLKSLGMDHGNPTLAGGRGEVLLVSDEHVVFTPGDGPPPRVGDRVRLVPAHIDPTVAYHEQMHVERDGEVLETWAVDLRGW, encoded by the coding sequence ATGCGGGTCGACGATCTCACCACCCCGGCCCTGGTGGTCGACGCCGACCGGCTCGACCGCAACCTCGCCACCATGTCCGAGCGCCTGCCCGGCTCGCGACTGCGCCCCCACGTCAAGGCCCACAAGTGCACGTCGCTCGCGAGGCGACAGGCCGAGCTCGGGAACCAGGGGTTCACCTGCGCCACCATCCGCGAGGTCGAGGGCATGGCCGAGGCCGGCCTCGGGACCGACCTGTTGCTCGCCAACGAGGTGGTCGACGCCCGCCGCCTCGGCGCGGTCGCCGACCTGACGGGGGCCCGCATCACCGTCGCGGTCGACTCCGCCGAGACCGTCGCCGCCGCGGCCGACGGCGGGGTGCGCGAGGTCCTGATCGACGTGGCGGTGGGTCTTCCGCGCTGCGGCTGCCGCCCCGCCGACGCCGGCCCCCTGGCCGAGCTGGCGCGTTCGCGCGGCCTCGAGGTGCGCGGCGTGATGGGCTACGAGGGCCACGTGACCGTCATCGGCGACCGCGCCGAGCGGGCAGCGGCAGTCGAGTCAGCCATGGCCAAGCTGGTCGACGCCCACGCCGCGGTCGGTGGCAACGTCATCTCGGGCGGCGCCACCGTGAGCTGGGACCTCAACACCTGGGTCACCGAGCTCCAGGCCGGGTCCTACGCGCTCATGGACACCACCTTTGCCCCCATGACCCCTGAGTTCGCTCCCGCCCTCAACGTGTTGGCCACCGTGATCTCGGTGTCGCCCAAGTGGGCGGTGTGCGATGCCGGTCTCAAGTCGCTCGGCATGGATCACGGGAACCCCACCCTGGCCGGGGGCCGGGGCGAGGTGTTGCTGGTGTCGGACGAGCACGTCGTGTTCACCCCGGGCGACGGTCCGCCGCCCCGGGTCGGAGACCGCGTGCGGCTCGTTCCCGCCCACATCGATCCGACCGTCGCCTATCACGAGCAGATGCACGTCGAGCGCGACGGCGAGGTCCTCGAGACCTGGGCGGTCGACCTGCGGGGTTGGTGA
- a CDS encoding cation-transporting P-type ATPase encodes MSEQSVVASPDAPHAVEVQRVAEALGVDPDIGLSTAEVERRRGIHGSNDLGSGKRAQWWKVVWAQVADAVIVLLLGAAVAGFLAGEVVEAAAIGVVLVVNTVVGFVTELRAARSMESLRALMTTTAEVERDDRRDEIHASELVPGDIVGIEAGEQVPADLRVLDAEDLRVDEAGLTGENEPVDKTPEVIDAAAPLAERTSMLFTGTTVVAGRGRGIVVATGRHTEMGRISDLAESAEETKAPLQEGLSHLSRRLAVAVVVGAIGLLGLGVARGLETAEAIEVAVALAIAVVPEGLPAVATLTLAVGMRRMAADNALVRRLPAVETLGSTTVICSDKTGTLTRNEMQVVEVVTAEDVDEETLWVAAVLCNDADVDPDGDPVGDPTEVALLRGASARGIDWRRLREDAPRDGEVPFSSETKRMAVIVDGTAHVKGAPEVILDPERCSDLLELAEEMAERALRVLAFARGPAPAGDSDMDSDDDAVFDRAEVLGIVGMHDPPRESAVEAIELLRRAGIRTVMITGDRADTASAIGSEMGISDGEAISGKELHELSEDELVGHASSAALFARVAPEDKLRIVESLQAAGEVVAVTGDGVNDAPALSQADVGVAMGSGTDVARDAADIVLLDDEFETIATAVAEGRRIFTNIRRFAQFLFSWHLAEVAVITIALAAGVDPPLAGLMILWNNLIIDVLPSFALALEPGRADVMEQPPRDPSEPVIDRGLLQRMVTHATLVAGAGLVAYAIGRWSLDLSVAGTQTMTFIGMTLGQTLGVFNARTEHGSGFTGAAANPWLWAALTITVVLELVALTFGPLTSLLGLTSLPIEGYLIAAGLGFVPLIVVQAARGLGPDRSLRPLEAA; translated from the coding sequence ATGTCCGAGCAGTCGGTGGTTGCGAGTCCCGACGCGCCGCATGCTGTCGAGGTGCAGAGGGTCGCCGAGGCGCTCGGTGTCGACCCCGACATCGGGCTCAGCACGGCCGAGGTGGAACGGCGGCGCGGCATCCACGGGTCGAACGACCTGGGATCGGGCAAGCGTGCGCAGTGGTGGAAGGTGGTGTGGGCACAGGTCGCCGATGCGGTGATCGTGCTGCTGCTCGGTGCCGCGGTTGCCGGCTTTCTGGCGGGCGAGGTGGTCGAGGCGGCGGCGATCGGAGTGGTTCTGGTGGTGAACACCGTCGTCGGGTTCGTCACCGAGTTGCGTGCCGCGAGATCGATGGAGTCGCTGCGGGCCCTCATGACCACCACCGCGGAGGTGGAGCGAGACGACCGACGGGACGAGATCCACGCCTCTGAGCTGGTGCCCGGTGACATCGTCGGGATCGAGGCTGGTGAACAGGTCCCGGCCGATCTCCGGGTGCTCGACGCGGAGGACCTACGGGTCGACGAGGCCGGTCTGACCGGTGAGAACGAGCCGGTGGACAAGACCCCGGAGGTCATCGATGCCGCCGCGCCGCTGGCCGAGCGCACGTCGATGCTCTTCACCGGCACCACGGTCGTGGCCGGGCGGGGGCGGGGGATCGTCGTGGCCACGGGTCGCCACACCGAGATGGGTCGCATCTCCGACCTCGCCGAGTCGGCGGAGGAGACGAAGGCGCCGCTGCAGGAGGGACTGAGCCATCTGAGCCGTCGGCTCGCCGTCGCCGTGGTCGTCGGGGCGATCGGTCTGCTCGGCCTCGGCGTGGCGCGCGGGTTGGAGACCGCCGAGGCGATCGAGGTGGCGGTGGCGCTGGCCATCGCCGTGGTGCCGGAGGGGCTTCCCGCGGTCGCGACTCTCACCCTGGCGGTGGGCATGCGTCGCATGGCGGCGGACAACGCCCTGGTGAGGCGCCTGCCGGCGGTGGAGACGCTCGGTTCGACGACGGTGATCTGCTCGGACAAGACCGGGACCCTGACCCGCAACGAGATGCAGGTCGTCGAGGTCGTGACCGCCGAGGACGTCGACGAGGAGACGCTGTGGGTGGCAGCGGTGCTCTGCAACGATGCCGACGTCGACCCCGACGGAGATCCGGTGGGAGATCCGACCGAGGTGGCGTTGTTGCGGGGTGCGTCGGCCCGTGGGATCGACTGGCGCCGACTCCGTGAGGACGCGCCCCGCGACGGCGAGGTGCCGTTCAGCTCCGAGACCAAGCGCATGGCGGTCATCGTCGATGGGACCGCACACGTGAAGGGTGCACCCGAGGTGATCCTCGACCCCGAGCGGTGTTCGGACCTGTTGGAGCTGGCCGAGGAGATGGCCGAACGGGCGCTGCGGGTCCTGGCCTTCGCCCGGGGCCCGGCCCCCGCCGGCGACAGCGACATGGACAGCGACGACGACGCCGTCTTCGACCGGGCCGAGGTGCTCGGGATCGTCGGCATGCACGACCCACCGCGGGAGTCGGCGGTCGAGGCGATCGAACTGCTGCGGAGAGCAGGGATCCGCACCGTGATGATCACCGGCGACCGGGCCGACACCGCGTCGGCCATCGGATCGGAGATGGGCATCTCCGACGGCGAGGCGATCTCTGGCAAGGAGCTGCACGAGCTCTCCGAGGACGAGTTGGTGGGCCACGCGTCCAGCGCCGCGTTGTTCGCCCGCGTGGCCCCGGAGGACAAGCTGCGGATCGTCGAGTCGTTGCAGGCCGCAGGCGAGGTCGTCGCGGTCACCGGTGACGGGGTCAACGATGCCCCGGCACTCAGCCAGGCCGATGTCGGCGTGGCCATGGGCTCGGGCACCGACGTCGCGCGTGACGCCGCCGACATCGTCTTGTTGGATGATGAGTTCGAGACGATCGCCACCGCCGTGGCCGAGGGCAGGCGGATCTTCACCAACATCCGCCGGTTCGCCCAGTTCCTGTTCTCCTGGCACCTGGCCGAGGTCGCGGTCATCACCATCGCTCTCGCCGCCGGCGTCGATCCACCCCTTGCCGGACTCATGATCCTGTGGAACAACCTCATCATCGACGTCCTCCCCTCCTTCGCCCTCGCCCTGGAGCCGGGTCGGGCCGACGTGATGGAACAGCCACCACGCGATCCGTCGGAGCCGGTCATCGATCGCGGCCTGCTGCAGCGCATGGTCACCCACGCCACGCTGGTCGCCGGGGCGGGGCTGGTGGCCTACGCCATCGGACGCTGGTCGCTCGACCTGTCGGTCGCGGGTACCCAGACGATGACCTTCATCGGGATGACCCTGGGACAGACCCTCGGCGTGTTCAACGCCCGCACCGAGCACGGGTCGGGGTTCACTGGTGCGGCCGCGAATCCGTGGCTGTGGGCGGCACTGACGATCACCGTGGTGCTCGAGCTGGTGGCGCTGACGTTCGGCCCGCTCACCTCCCTGTTGGGACTGACGTCGCTTCCAATCGAGGGATATCTGATCGCCGCGGGGCTCGGATTCGTCCCGCTGATCGTCGTCCAGGCCGCCAGGGGACTCGGGCCGGACCGGTCACTTCGACCGCTTGAGGCGGCGTAG
- a CDS encoding class I SAM-dependent methyltransferase has protein sequence MAEQSKWTSITEANPDHSTWYVERFRKMAAAGDDLGGEARFVDAMVPRGARILDAGCGPGRVGGMLARLGHEVVGVDVDPVLIDAAEEDHPGPLWLVDDLAELDLGSRGVTDGFDAIVCAGNVMTFLAPSTRREVLTRLGRHLRDGGRVAVGFGAGRDYTFDEFLADVEGADLVPEVLLGTWDLRPFTDDSGFLVAVLGRRDPDPSPTTTCRG, from the coding sequence ATGGCCGAGCAGAGCAAGTGGACCTCGATCACCGAGGCCAACCCCGATCACTCCACCTGGTACGTGGAGCGCTTCCGCAAGATGGCTGCTGCCGGCGACGACCTGGGCGGCGAGGCTCGCTTCGTGGATGCGATGGTGCCCCGTGGGGCACGGATCCTCGACGCCGGGTGTGGCCCCGGCCGCGTCGGTGGGATGCTGGCCCGGCTCGGCCACGAGGTGGTGGGTGTCGACGTCGACCCGGTCCTGATCGATGCGGCCGAGGAGGATCATCCCGGTCCGCTCTGGCTCGTCGACGACCTCGCCGAGCTCGACCTTGGCTCGCGGGGCGTCACCGACGGGTTCGACGCCATCGTGTGCGCGGGCAACGTGATGACGTTCCTCGCCCCGAGCACACGCCGGGAGGTGCTCACCAGGCTCGGTCGACACCTCCGCGACGGCGGCCGGGTCGCCGTGGGGTTCGGCGCGGGGCGCGACTACACCTTCGACGAGTTCCTGGCCGACGTGGAGGGTGCCGACCTGGTTCCCGAGGTGCTGCTCGGCACCTGGGACCTGCGCCCGTTCACCGACGACTCGGGCTTCCTCGTCGCGGTCCTCGGTCGCCGTGATCCCGATCCTTCGCCGACCACGACCTGTCGAGGGTGA
- a CDS encoding D-arabinono-1,4-lactone oxidase: MAPSASDGHRWTNWAGNQVCAPAAVDHPATEEDLVASIRRAAADGQRVKVVGSGHSFTGTALTDGRQIVLDRYHRLLSVDPNSGLVTVQAGITLRRLNAELAQHGLAMPNLGDVAYQTISGALATATHGTGISHGNLATQIRGMRLISGDGSVVSCSADEEPEVFAAARVGLGALGVVSTVTLQCVPAFDLHAVEAPERIDPLLADIDTHVEGNDHFELYWVPHTRWALTKRNNRTDLPRSRRPVWRELYEDVVVSNLAFGALCRLGRLSPQAIPRLMRTLPSTGPTDYVDRSDRVFTSPRLVRFYEMEYAVPREAGPEALNRVRDLVGRSGLRLSFPVEVRFVAGDDIPLSPAFGRETCYIAVHVYQGTDFHQYFSGVESIMDDYDGRPHWGKLHFQTAETLAPRYPEWSRVQAVRARLDPDGRFANEYLDRVLGPVRA; the protein is encoded by the coding sequence GTGGCACCTTCAGCATCCGATGGTCACCGGTGGACGAACTGGGCCGGCAACCAGGTCTGTGCCCCCGCCGCGGTCGACCACCCCGCCACCGAGGAGGACCTGGTCGCCAGCATCCGGCGGGCGGCCGCCGACGGTCAGCGGGTCAAGGTCGTGGGATCCGGCCACTCCTTCACCGGCACCGCGCTCACCGACGGTCGCCAGATCGTGCTCGACCGCTATCACCGCCTGCTGTCGGTCGATCCCAACAGCGGTCTCGTCACCGTCCAGGCCGGCATCACACTTCGCCGCCTCAACGCCGAGCTCGCCCAGCACGGCCTGGCGATGCCCAACCTCGGCGACGTCGCCTACCAGACCATCTCCGGCGCTCTGGCCACCGCCACCCACGGCACCGGCATCTCCCACGGAAACCTCGCCACCCAGATCCGGGGCATGCGCCTGATCTCCGGCGACGGCTCGGTGGTGTCGTGCTCGGCCGACGAGGAACCCGAGGTGTTCGCCGCCGCCCGCGTCGGCCTCGGAGCGCTCGGGGTCGTCTCCACGGTCACCCTCCAGTGCGTGCCCGCCTTCGACCTCCACGCCGTCGAGGCACCCGAACGCATCGATCCCCTCCTCGCCGACATCGACACCCACGTCGAGGGCAACGACCACTTCGAGCTCTACTGGGTGCCCCACACCCGTTGGGCACTCACCAAGCGCAACAACCGCACCGACCTGCCCCGGTCCCGCCGCCCGGTGTGGCGCGAGCTCTACGAGGACGTCGTCGTGTCGAACCTGGCGTTCGGTGCGCTGTGCCGGCTCGGCCGCCTGTCGCCCCAGGCCATCCCCCGCCTCATGCGGACCCTGCCCAGCACCGGTCCGACCGACTACGTGGATCGCAGCGACCGGGTGTTCACCAGTCCCCGTCTGGTCCGGTTCTACGAGATGGAGTACGCCGTGCCACGCGAAGCGGGACCCGAGGCCCTGAACCGGGTGCGTGACCTCGTGGGTCGCAGCGGGCTGCGTCTCAGCTTCCCCGTCGAGGTCCGCTTCGTCGCCGGTGACGACATCCCCCTGAGCCCCGCATTCGGACGCGAGACCTGCTACATCGCCGTGCACGTCTACCAGGGGACGGACTTCCACCAGTACTTCAGCGGGGTCGAGTCGATCATGGATGACTACGACGGTCGCCCCCACTGGGGCAAGCTCCACTTCCAGACCGCCGAGACCCTGGCGCCGCGGTACCCCGAGTGGTCGCGCGTCCAGGCGGTGCGGGCCCGGCTCGACCCCGACGGCCGGTTCGCGAACGAGTACCTCGACCGGGTGCTCGGCCCGGTGAGGGCCTGA
- a CDS encoding (2Fe-2S)-binding protein has translation MYVCSCRVVTSNDVGAAIASGAASIDEIARDCGAGSRCGGCWPTLTALLDTWPEREQVSSDLAGAA, from the coding sequence GTGTACGTCTGTTCCTGCCGCGTGGTGACCAGCAACGACGTCGGCGCCGCGATCGCCTCCGGCGCAGCCTCGATCGACGAGATCGCACGCGACTGCGGTGCCGGCTCGCGCTGCGGTGGATGCTGGCCCACGCTCACCGCGTTGCTCGACACATGGCCCGAGCGGGAGCAGGTCTCGTCCGATCTGGCCGGGGCCGCCTGA
- a CDS encoding TrpB-like pyridoxal phosphate-dependent enzyme — MRWNLTSDQLPEAWFNVLPRLDVPLDPPLHPATREPVGPDDLAPLFPMALIGQEMSPEPWIDIPGEVLDILRLWRPTPLVRATRLEAALGTPARIYYKDESVSPAGSHKPNTAVAQAFYNKAEGTTRLATETGAGQWGSALSFASALLGLECKVYMVRASYNQKPYRRVMMETWGGSVVPSPIDDPDHPGSLGAAITDAVRDAVARDDTHYALGSVLNHVLLHQTVIGLEAKDQLGAAGEDLPNVVIASCGGGSNLGGIALPFVPDDEVRLVAVEPSSCPTLTEGNFDYDFGDVAGMTPLLPMFTLGHEFVPPSIHAGGLRYHGDSPIISHLVRDKRMEAVAYPQGKVFDAAVQFARTEGPIAAPETSHAIRAVIDEALAAKETGEERVILFCYSGHGLLDLSAYDDYLHDRLEPGS, encoded by the coding sequence ATGCGCTGGAACCTGACCTCCGATCAACTGCCCGAAGCCTGGTTCAACGTCCTGCCCCGGCTCGACGTCCCGCTCGACCCGCCGCTGCACCCCGCCACCCGCGAGCCGGTCGGCCCCGACGACCTCGCCCCCCTGTTCCCGATGGCGCTCATCGGCCAGGAGATGAGCCCCGAGCCGTGGATCGACATCCCCGGCGAGGTGCTCGACATCCTGCGGCTGTGGCGACCCACTCCGCTGGTGCGGGCCACCCGTCTCGAAGCGGCCCTCGGCACCCCGGCACGCATCTACTACAAGGACGAGTCGGTGTCGCCGGCCGGTTCGCACAAGCCCAACACCGCGGTGGCCCAGGCCTTCTACAACAAGGCCGAGGGCACGACCCGGCTCGCCACCGAGACCGGTGCCGGCCAGTGGGGAAGCGCCTTGTCGTTCGCCAGCGCGCTGTTGGGGCTCGAGTGCAAGGTGTACATGGTGCGGGCGTCGTACAACCAGAAGCCGTACCGCCGGGTGATGATGGAGACCTGGGGCGGATCGGTCGTGCCGTCTCCGATCGACGATCCCGACCACCCCGGATCGCTCGGCGCCGCCATCACCGATGCGGTGCGCGACGCGGTCGCTCGCGACGACACCCACTACGCCCTCGGTTCGGTGCTCAACCACGTGCTGTTGCACCAGACCGTCATCGGACTCGAGGCCAAGGACCAGCTGGGAGCCGCCGGCGAGGACCTGCCCAACGTGGTGATCGCCTCCTGCGGCGGCGGCTCCAACCTCGGCGGCATCGCGTTGCCGTTCGTGCCCGACGACGAGGTGCGCCTGGTGGCGGTCGAGCCGTCGTCGTGTCCGACCCTGACCGAGGGCAACTTCGACTACGACTTCGGCGACGTGGCCGGCATGACCCCGCTGCTGCCGATGTTCACCTTGGGCCACGAGTTCGTGCCGCCGAGCATCCACGCCGGCGGGCTGCGCTACCACGGTGACTCACCGATCATCTCCCATCTGGTGCGCGACAAGCGGATGGAGGCGGTGGCCTACCCACAGGGCAAGGTCTTCGACGCCGCCGTCCAGTTCGCCCGCACCGAGGGGCCGATCGCCGCCCCCGAGACCAGCCACGCCATTCGCGCCGTCATCGACGAAGCGCTGGCCGCCAAGGAGACCGGCGAGGAACGGGTCATTCTCTTCTGCTACTCGGGTCACGGGCTGCTCGACCTGTCGGCCTACGACGACTACCTCCACGACCGCCTCGAGCCCGGCAGCTGA
- a CDS encoding LLM class flavin-dependent oxidoreductase, with amino-acid sequence MTVPLSVLDLATVDRGTSIGESLANSVTLAQRAEALGYRRVWYAEHHNMRSIASSATSVLIAHVAAHTTTIRLGSGGVMLPNHSPLTIAEQFGMLESLHPGRIDLGLGRAPGTDQPTMHALRRDATSSDTFPQDVQELQGYLSGETLVTGVQAVPGAGTNVPIYILGSSLFGAQLAALLGLPFGFASHFAPDALHQAVSLYRREFRPSAQLDAPHVIAGVGCIAADTDDEAQDQLLTAKRRRARWMLGSGRDLTDEQSDTLLASPQGQQLMRMMTYTAVGSPDAVKAYLDWFAGHADADELIVAHQAPSAVARLRSLELVAEVAGLAAAPTASPTGPS; translated from the coding sequence GTGACCGTTCCGCTGTCCGTACTCGATCTCGCCACCGTCGACCGTGGCACGAGCATCGGGGAGAGCCTGGCCAACAGCGTGACCCTCGCCCAGCGGGCGGAGGCGCTCGGGTACCGCAGGGTCTGGTACGCCGAGCACCACAACATGAGATCGATCGCCTCGTCGGCCACAAGCGTGCTCATCGCCCACGTGGCCGCGCACACCACCACGATCCGGCTCGGCTCCGGTGGCGTGATGTTGCCGAACCACTCGCCGCTCACCATCGCCGAGCAGTTCGGCATGCTCGAGTCGCTCCACCCCGGACGAATCGATCTCGGGCTCGGACGGGCACCCGGCACCGACCAGCCGACGATGCACGCGCTGCGTCGCGACGCCACCTCCTCGGACACGTTCCCCCAGGACGTCCAGGAGCTGCAGGGCTATCTGTCGGGTGAGACGCTCGTGACCGGGGTGCAGGCCGTCCCCGGTGCCGGCACCAACGTGCCGATCTACATCCTGGGGTCGTCGCTGTTCGGAGCCCAGCTGGCGGCGCTGCTCGGGTTGCCCTTCGGGTTCGCGTCGCACTTCGCTCCCGACGCGCTCCACCAAGCCGTCTCGTTGTACCGGCGCGAGTTCCGGCCCTCGGCCCAGCTCGACGCACCCCACGTGATCGCGGGTGTCGGGTGCATCGCCGCCGACACCGACGACGAGGCCCAGGATCAGCTCCTCACCGCCAAGCGCCGACGGGCGCGCTGGATGCTCGGATCGGGTCGCGACCTCACCGACGAACAGAGCGACACCCTGCTCGCCTCGCCCCAGGGTCAGCAGCTCATGCGGATGATGACCTACACCGCGGTGGGCTCACCCGACGCGGTGAAGGCGTACCTCGACTGGTTCGCCGGCCACGCCGACGCCGATGAGCTCATCGTCGCCCACCAGGCACCATCCGCCGTGGCCCGCTTGCGTTCGCTCGAGCTGGTGGCGGAGGTCGCCGGTCTCGCGGCGGCACCGACCGCCTCCCCCACCGGACCGAGCTGA
- the bfr gene encoding bacterioferritin, with amino-acid sequence MQGDPDIIELLNEILTAELTAINQYFIHAKMQENWGYHRLASATRAESMDEMKHADQLIERILYLEGVPNLQRLGAVMVGQTVAEQFRLDLDVERSALERFNRGVAQARDAGDNGTRELLERLLVSEEEHADWLETQLGLIDTMGDQLYLSTQLGT; translated from the coding sequence ATGCAGGGCGACCCAGACATCATCGAGCTGCTGAACGAGATCCTCACGGCCGAGCTCACTGCCATCAACCAGTACTTCATCCACGCCAAGATGCAGGAGAACTGGGGCTATCACCGGCTCGCGAGCGCGACCCGCGCCGAGTCGATGGACGAGATGAAGCACGCCGATCAGCTGATCGAGCGAATCCTCTACCTCGAAGGTGTCCCCAACCTCCAGCGCCTCGGCGCGGTCATGGTCGGCCAGACCGTCGCCGAGCAGTTCCGGCTCGACCTCGATGTCGAACGAAGCGCACTCGAGCGCTTCAACCGCGGGGTCGCCCAGGCACGCGACGCCGGCGACAACGGAACCCGGGAGCTGCTCGAACGGCTGCTGGTGTCCGAGGAGGAGCACGCCGACTGGCTCGAGACCCAGCTGGGCCTCATCGACACGATGGGCGACCAGCTCTACCTGTCCACCCAGCTCGGGACCTGA
- a CDS encoding lipopolysaccharide assembly protein LapA domain-containing protein has product MNDPATHEAGTDKSGTDKSGTDKSGTDKSGTGTPDEPIREYRGAGIMWSAIAVVVVLAAFIIVVIQNSESVPFEFLWMTVDTPLALIIAVAVAASLAIGEIIGWAWRRHRRGDLQRREELRRLKRSK; this is encoded by the coding sequence ATGAACGATCCTGCTACCCACGAGGCCGGAACCGACAAGTCCGGAACCGACAAGTCGGGAACCGACAAGTCCGGAACCGACAAGTCGGGGACCGGCACCCCGGACGAACCCATCCGCGAGTACCGCGGGGCGGGGATCATGTGGAGCGCCATCGCCGTGGTGGTGGTGCTCGCCGCCTTCATCATCGTGGTGATCCAGAACTCCGAGTCCGTGCCGTTCGAGTTCCTGTGGATGACCGTCGACACGCCGCTGGCACTGATCATCGCCGTCGCGGTCGCCGCCAGTCTCGCCATCGGCGAGATCATCGGCTGGGCCTGGCGACGGCACCGCCGCGGCGACCTCCAGCGGCGAGAGGAGCTACGCCGCCTCAAGCGGTCGAAGTGA